Proteins encoded in a region of the Orenia metallireducens genome:
- a CDS encoding DUF512 domain-containing protein: MGERLFAEFEDVSRYIRIEGVAAGSIAEELGVEIGDNLVRINGNTIRDFIDYRFLITDTYLEIEIIKNNGECWILEVEKDYDEPLGIEFSEIVFDGLKQCHNNCIFCFVKQTAPNTRKTLNLKDDDYRFSFLGGSYTTLTNLSDEEFQRIKQMHLSPLHVSVHSTDPEVRVRMLRNKKAGRILEQIRDLVGAGIELNTQVVLCPGINDGKILEKTIRDLEEFLPQVKSLAIVPVGLTKYRDDLDELRTFTPKEAKEVIKMVKEWQNKFREEYDSNFIYLSDEFYLLAGEEVPSTDYYDDFLQLENGVGMVRLLLDEFEAVEEKLPQILVEYRKVTMVTSVSGTKAIEAIINRLNRIDNLDIQLITVENQYFGPTVTVTGLLTGADILNNLSRIDGLGDVTLIPEIVLNDDGLFLDDLSWEDFVKEVPNQVVKVKNQGIDLVEKVLGYNFGGGDNDKTSSCNCR, encoded by the coding sequence ATGGGAGAAAGATTATTTGCAGAATTTGAAGATGTAAGTAGATATATTAGAATTGAAGGAGTAGCAGCAGGAAGTATCGCTGAAGAGTTGGGAGTAGAGATCGGTGACAATTTAGTTAGAATTAATGGGAATACAATTAGAGATTTTATAGATTATAGATTTTTGATTACTGATACATACCTAGAGATTGAGATAATTAAGAATAACGGTGAATGCTGGATTCTAGAGGTTGAGAAGGATTATGATGAACCTTTAGGGATTGAGTTCTCTGAAATTGTCTTTGATGGGTTAAAGCAGTGCCATAATAATTGTATCTTCTGCTTTGTTAAGCAGACTGCACCTAATACTAGGAAGACTCTGAATCTAAAGGATGATGATTATCGCTTCTCCTTCTTAGGAGGAAGCTATACCACACTAACTAATCTATCTGATGAGGAGTTTCAGAGAATTAAGCAGATGCATTTAAGTCCACTACATGTATCAGTCCATAGTACAGACCCTGAAGTAAGGGTGAGGATGTTAAGGAATAAGAAGGCTGGAAGGATATTAGAACAGATTAGAGATTTGGTAGGGGCTGGGATAGAACTCAATACCCAAGTGGTACTCTGCCCTGGAATTAATGATGGAAAGATTTTAGAGAAGACTATTAGGGACTTAGAAGAGTTTTTACCTCAAGTTAAATCTTTAGCTATCGTTCCAGTTGGACTAACCAAGTATCGAGATGATTTAGATGAATTAAGAACTTTTACACCTAAAGAAGCTAAAGAAGTAATTAAGATGGTCAAAGAGTGGCAGAATAAGTTTAGAGAAGAGTATGATAGTAATTTTATCTATCTCTCTGATGAATTCTACTTATTAGCTGGAGAAGAGGTTCCTTCAACGGATTATTATGATGATTTTCTCCAACTAGAGAATGGGGTAGGAATGGTGAGGTTATTATTAGATGAATTTGAAGCAGTAGAAGAAAAGTTACCTCAGATATTGGTAGAGTATCGTAAGGTTACTATGGTTACCTCTGTTTCTGGAACTAAGGCGATTGAAGCAATTATAAATAGGTTAAACAGAATAGATAATTTAGATATCCAATTAATTACAGTAGAGAATCAATACTTTGGCCCTACTGTTACAGTAACAGGGTTATTGACTGGAGCAGATATCTTAAATAATTTAAGTAGGATTGATGGCTTAGGTGATGTGACTTTGATTCCAGAGATTGTTCTAAATGATGATGGATTATTCTTAGATGATTTGAGTTGGGAGGACTTTGTTAAAGAGGTTCCTAATCAAGTTGTTAAGGTTAAAAATCAAGGGATAGATTTAGTAGAAAAAGTATTAGGATATAATTTTGGAGGTGGAGATAATGATAAAACCAGTAGTTGCAATTGTAGGTAG
- a CDS encoding capping complex subunit for YIEGIA, with product MDINDYILAIVTSKENKNKVDNGSAPIFYAEDEQELEYISMMISRLTKSMVHDLGNGVYILIKH from the coding sequence ATGGATATTAATGATTATATTCTAGCCATTGTAACCTCTAAAGAGAATAAGAATAAAGTGGACAATGGTTCTGCTCCAATCTTTTATGCTGAAGATGAACAGGAGTTGGAGTATATCTCGATGATGATTTCGAGATTAACTAAGTCAATGGTCCATGATTTAGGGAATGGTGTCTATATTTTAATTAAACATTAA
- a CDS encoding YIEGIA family protein yields MIKYGEMILLAVILGTFTRLLLLRVDYRQYPGYPHGYIVHLTLAFLASSLGALVLPAMLEENYVAVTILGAAVQQFRGIRNMERDFLSQIEETELVPRGQAYIEGIAKVFESRNYLAMIAALLTSFGYYFFNLIGYNSLNIAGGVIVGTIVVYVLYTLMSEDHVGDIAEIRVVDLEFVGPNSANLSVEDTVIMNVGLKEAKESWKKSGVGIVIAPKDDNARATLANTGQRQAIIHDVVSQLGVRLDVGVQDYTPLARINLHTGRVYIIMIPMEPDEECIIEAVSRTPVLEASRRSPLATKAGRMASD; encoded by the coding sequence ATGATAAAGTATGGGGAAATGATTTTATTAGCGGTCATTTTAGGAACCTTTACTCGATTACTATTGCTAAGGGTTGATTATCGCCAATATCCAGGTTATCCTCATGGGTATATTGTTCACTTAACTCTAGCTTTCTTAGCCTCATCCTTAGGAGCTTTAGTATTGCCAGCTATGTTGGAAGAGAATTATGTAGCTGTTACTATTTTAGGGGCTGCTGTTCAACAATTTCGTGGCATCAGGAATATGGAGAGGGATTTTTTAAGTCAGATTGAAGAGACTGAACTTGTACCTCGTGGTCAAGCTTATATAGAGGGGATAGCTAAGGTCTTTGAATCAAGAAACTATTTGGCAATGATTGCTGCTCTATTAACTAGCTTTGGCTATTATTTCTTTAATTTAATAGGATACAACTCTTTAAATATCGCAGGTGGAGTGATTGTTGGTACAATAGTTGTTTATGTCCTATATACTCTTATGTCTGAGGACCATGTAGGTGATATTGCAGAGATTAGAGTTGTAGATTTAGAGTTTGTTGGTCCAAATAGTGCTAATCTATCTGTTGAGGATACTGTAATTATGAATGTGGGCTTAAAAGAAGCAAAGGAGAGTTGGAAAAAATCAGGGGTTGGAATAGTTATTGCTCCAAAAGATGATAATGCACGAGCTACCTTAGCCAATACCGGGCAACGACAAGCCATTATCCATGATGTAGTCAGCCAATTAGGGGTTAGGTTAGATGTTGGTGTTCAAGACTACACACCTTTAGCTAGGATTAATCTGCATACAGGTCGGGTCTATATTATTATGATACCAATGGAGCCTGATGAAGAGTGTATTATAGAAGCAGTAAGTCGTACTCCTGTTTTAGAGGCTTCCCGTAGGAGCCCATTAGCCACTAAGGCAGGAAGGATGGCATCAGATTAG
- the spoIIP gene encoding stage II sporulation protein P — protein sequence MKIKLRIRMVKMMNKQTLIDSSFFIILFFLLFSSVSYAEQGHFTVIAEKSGDTIFETAMAVSVGDYYINEQNKKYRIIKVDGKKCVAKFEETVKLIEDEDNLFALSQGLLAQNGNKLIALYNTHSDESYKPTSGTHSEPGKGDVFNVAAVLAQALEKKGIEVIHNKSKHDPHDGGAYERSRRTATRLARRRPDAIFDIHRDGVPNSKEYTANINGKKFGQVRIVVGRQNPQMKVNDKFAKEIKAVSDKYYPGLIKGIFYAKGKYNQDLSPRSLILEFATYVQPQEAANVSVNLFADSVSKLLYGGEEEGALGLGGTTTAQTKRNESSGAFSAIGIILVIVLVIGGFLFFANKGGAGGAFSNSLGVKEEKDDGGEDDN from the coding sequence ATGAAAATAAAGCTGAGGATAAGGATGGTGAAGATGATGAATAAACAGACCCTAATAGATTCTTCTTTTTTTATTATACTATTCTTTCTTCTATTCTCATCTGTTAGCTATGCAGAGCAAGGACATTTTACAGTAATTGCTGAAAAGAGTGGAGATACTATCTTTGAGACAGCAATGGCAGTCAGTGTGGGAGATTATTATATTAATGAACAGAACAAGAAGTATAGAATAATTAAAGTAGATGGTAAGAAATGTGTTGCTAAATTTGAAGAAACAGTAAAGTTGATAGAAGATGAGGATAATTTATTTGCTTTATCTCAAGGTTTGCTAGCCCAAAATGGTAATAAATTGATTGCTCTTTATAATACTCACAGTGATGAATCATATAAGCCTACTAGTGGAACTCATAGCGAACCTGGAAAAGGAGATGTATTTAATGTAGCTGCAGTACTTGCTCAGGCTTTAGAAAAGAAGGGTATTGAAGTTATTCATAATAAATCTAAACATGACCCTCATGATGGTGGGGCTTATGAACGTTCCCGCAGAACAGCTACTAGGTTGGCAAGAAGGAGACCAGATGCTATCTTTGATATACATCGTGATGGGGTTCCTAATAGTAAGGAATACACAGCTAATATAAATGGGAAAAAATTTGGACAGGTTAGAATAGTAGTTGGGCGTCAGAACCCTCAGATGAAAGTTAATGATAAGTTTGCTAAAGAGATTAAGGCAGTTAGCGATAAATATTATCCTGGATTAATCAAAGGTATCTTCTATGCCAAGGGTAAGTATAATCAAGACCTATCTCCCCGTTCTTTAATATTGGAATTTGCGACATATGTGCAGCCTCAGGAAGCTGCCAATGTTAGTGTAAATTTATTTGCTGATTCTGTAAGTAAATTACTTTATGGTGGTGAAGAAGAAGGGGCTTTAGGTCTAGGAGGAACTACAACTGCTCAAACTAAACGTAATGAATCTTCAGGTGCTTTTAGTGCTATAGGAATTATCTTAGTGATTGTATTAGTTATAGGAGGATTTTTATTCTTTGCTAATAAAGGTGGAGCGGGCGGAGCATTCAGTAATTCTTTAGGTGTAAAGGAAGAAAAAGATGATGGAGGAGAGGATGATAATTAG
- a CDS encoding DUF1614 domain-containing protein produces the protein MPIGVILLVALELIIYFGFAEQMIKRMGLNKTALLIFFALMILGSYIDIPISSNPLITINLGGAIIPIALAFYILSKADRKEVFRTVIVTILAGGAIFALTQFYQFEEGHTLIDTNYLFPIISGVIAYLIGRSRKEAFVAGTLGFLIYDLIHVIRITLGGVPGEADIGGAGAFDSIVIGGLLAVLLSELVGESRERLFRDDKDVRQKVEGAKLANSMEVGELGYENKAEDKDGEDDE, from the coding sequence GTGCCTATAGGAGTTATATTATTAGTGGCTTTAGAGTTGATAATTTATTTTGGCTTTGCAGAACAGATGATCAAAAGAATGGGACTCAATAAGACTGCATTACTTATCTTTTTCGCTTTAATGATATTGGGTAGTTATATAGATATACCTATTTCTAGTAATCCTTTAATTACAATTAATTTAGGAGGAGCAATAATTCCTATTGCTTTAGCTTTCTATATCTTATCTAAAGCAGATAGAAAAGAAGTTTTTAGAACAGTAATAGTAACGATATTGGCTGGTGGAGCAATCTTTGCGTTAACCCAATTTTACCAATTTGAAGAGGGGCATACATTAATAGATACAAATTATCTCTTTCCAATAATTTCAGGGGTGATTGCTTACTTAATTGGACGGTCTCGCAAAGAGGCCTTTGTGGCAGGTACTTTAGGATTTTTAATTTATGACTTGATCCATGTAATCAGAATTACCTTGGGGGGAGTTCCTGGTGAGGCTGATATAGGTGGAGCAGGAGCCTTTGATTCAATAGTTATTGGAGGTCTATTAGCTGTACTTTTATCAGAACTAGTAGGAGAGTCCAGAGAGAGATTATTTAGAGATGATAAGGATGTTCGTCAGAAAGTTGAAGGTGCTAAGTTAGCTAATTCAATGGAAGTTGGAGAGTTAGGATATGAAAATAAAGCTGAGGATAAGGATGGTGAAGATGATGAATAA
- a CDS encoding stage V sporulation protein S — protein MEVLKVSSSSSPNSVAGALAGVLRDNGGAELQAIGAGALNQAVKAVAIARGYVAPSGIDLICIPAFTDIEIDGEERTAIKLIVQPR, from the coding sequence ATGGAAGTACTAAAAGTATCATCTAGTTCAAGTCCTAATTCTGTAGCTGGAGCTTTAGCTGGTGTATTAAGAGATAATGGTGGAGCTGAGCTTCAAGCAATAGGAGCTGGTGCATTAAATCAAGCAGTAAAGGCAGTAGCTATTGCAAGAGGTTATGTAGCACCAAGTGGAATTGATTTGATTTGTATCCCTGCTTTTACAGACATTGAGATTGATGGAGAAGAAAGAACGGCTATTAAACTAATTGTACAGCCAAGATAA